Proteins encoded within one genomic window of Thermus oshimai DSM 12092:
- a CDS encoding electron transfer flavoprotein subunit beta/FixA family protein produces MKFIAVIRQVPDGESRLKVQGGRVDLSGATLILDQMDEYAVEEALRLKEKHGGEAVVVGFGPERVEEAIRTALAMGMDRGVHVVHEGYADPVAVAEALAPVLREEAPTLVLTGGQQADWDSQALGGALAEALGVPVVAWTTALELEGETARAKHDLDEGAEWVRVRLPAVFTTQQGLNEPRYPTLPGIMKAKKKEIRKVAAQVSPKVALLEETIQEKARLGKILDGKDPVAAAEELVRLLHEEAKVI; encoded by the coding sequence ATGAAGTTCATCGCGGTGATCCGGCAGGTCCCCGACGGGGAGAGCAGGCTCAAGGTCCAGGGGGGGCGGGTGGACCTCTCGGGGGCCACCCTCATCCTGGACCAGATGGACGAGTACGCGGTGGAGGAGGCCCTGCGGCTGAAGGAGAAGCACGGGGGGGAGGCCGTGGTGGTGGGCTTTGGCCCTGAGCGGGTGGAGGAGGCCATCCGCACCGCCTTGGCCATGGGCATGGACCGGGGGGTGCACGTGGTCCATGAGGGCTACGCCGACCCCGTGGCGGTGGCGGAGGCCCTGGCCCCCGTGCTCCGGGAGGAGGCCCCCACCCTCGTCCTCACCGGGGGGCAGCAGGCGGACTGGGACAGCCAAGCCCTGGGGGGCGCCCTGGCGGAGGCCCTGGGGGTGCCGGTGGTGGCCTGGACCACCGCCCTCGAGCTGGAAGGCGAAACCGCCCGGGCCAAGCACGACCTGGACGAGGGGGCGGAGTGGGTGCGGGTGCGGCTCCCCGCGGTCTTCACCACCCAGCAGGGCCTGAACGAGCCCCGCTACCCCACCCTCCCCGGCATCATGAAGGCCAAGAAAAAGGAGATCCGCAAGGTGGCCGCCCAGGTGAGCCCCAAGGTGGCCCTCCTGGAGGAGACCATCCAGGAAAAGGCCAGGCTCGGAAAGATCCTGGACGGCAAGGACCCCGTGGCCGCGGCGGAGGAGCTGGTCCGGCTCCTCCACGAAGAGGCCAAGGTGATCTAG
- a CDS encoding electron transfer flavoprotein subunit alpha/FixB family protein: MILVVLDHDGNRLRKGSLEALARAYRLQEALGGEVAGVLIGEGLGGVAEEARRYVDLLYTVEAGPYTAERWAKAVLEAAKKGAKAVVAPSSRQSRTYLGRVAFALGAGLLEDTLESWAEGGEVYATRYAYLNRVTQKVKAALPVVLTVKPNTTPPAEPKGEGRVEALPLPPVETVEVLEKIQEEKKGVSLAEADVVVTGGRGMGSAEAFKAIEELAALLGGAVGATRAVVDAGWRPYGEQVGQTGKTVQPTLYIALGVSGAVQHLAGMNKSKYIVAVNKDPEAPIFKHADYGIVGDVHQVLPALIQAVKKLKD, encoded by the coding sequence ATGATCCTGGTGGTGCTGGACCACGACGGAAACCGGCTGAGAAAGGGGAGCCTCGAGGCCCTCGCCCGGGCCTACCGGCTCCAGGAGGCCTTGGGGGGCGAGGTGGCGGGGGTCCTCATCGGGGAGGGCCTGGGCGGAGTGGCGGAGGAGGCCCGCAGGTACGTGGACCTCCTCTACACCGTGGAGGCCGGCCCCTACACCGCGGAGCGCTGGGCCAAGGCCGTTTTGGAGGCGGCCAAGAAGGGGGCTAAGGCCGTGGTTGCCCCCTCCTCCCGCCAGTCCCGCACCTACCTGGGCCGGGTGGCCTTCGCCCTGGGGGCGGGGCTTCTGGAGGACACCCTGGAGTCCTGGGCCGAGGGGGGCGAGGTCTACGCCACCCGCTACGCCTACCTGAACCGGGTAACCCAAAAGGTGAAGGCCGCCCTCCCGGTGGTGCTCACCGTGAAGCCCAACACCACCCCCCCCGCCGAGCCCAAAGGGGAAGGCCGGGTGGAGGCCCTCCCCCTCCCGCCGGTGGAAACGGTGGAGGTCCTGGAGAAGATCCAGGAGGAGAAGAAGGGGGTCTCCCTCGCCGAGGCGGACGTGGTGGTCACGGGGGGCCGGGGCATGGGGAGCGCGGAGGCCTTCAAGGCCATAGAGGAGCTCGCCGCCCTCCTCGGGGGCGCGGTGGGGGCCACCCGGGCGGTGGTGGACGCGGGCTGGCGCCCCTACGGCGAGCAGGTGGGCCAGACGGGCAAGACCGTGCAGCCCACCCTCTACATCGCCCTGGGGGTTTCCGGGGCGGTGCAGCACCTCGCCGGGATGAACAAGAGCAAGTACATCGTAGCGGTGAACAAGGACCCCGAGGCCCCCATCTTCAAGCACGCGGACTACGGCATCGTGGGGGACGTGCACCAGGTCCTGCCCGCCCTGATCCAGGCGGTGAAGAAGCTGAAAGACTAA
- a CDS encoding acyl-CoA dehydrogenase family protein has product MAIDFSLTEEQKQLQALARRFAKEVILPVAREYDEKEEVPWPVIEKLHEVGLLNAIIPEEYGGMGLKMLDEVIVGEELAYGCMGIYTIPMASDLGITPVLLAGTEEQKRRFLKPLTEKPALAAFALSEPGNGSDAAALRTRAVRQGDRYILNGTKMWISNGGEAEWVVVFATLNPELRHKGVVALVVERGTPGFKAIKIHGKMGQRASGTYELVFENVEVPVENRLGEEGEGFKIAMQTLNKTRIPVAAGSVGVARRALDEAVKYAKEREAFGQKIANFQAIQFKLADILIGIETARAYTYYAAWLADQGLPHAHASAIAKAYASEVAFEAANQAIQIHGGYGYVREYPVEKLLRDVKLNQIYEGTNEIQRLIIARHILAE; this is encoded by the coding sequence ATGGCCATAGATTTCAGCCTCACCGAGGAGCAGAAACAGCTCCAGGCCCTGGCCCGGCGCTTCGCCAAGGAGGTCATCCTCCCCGTGGCCCGGGAGTACGACGAAAAGGAAGAGGTCCCCTGGCCGGTGATAGAGAAGCTCCACGAAGTGGGCCTCCTCAACGCCATCATCCCCGAGGAATACGGCGGGATGGGCCTCAAGATGCTGGACGAGGTCATCGTGGGGGAGGAGCTGGCCTACGGGTGCATGGGCATCTACACCATCCCCATGGCCAGCGACCTGGGCATCACCCCCGTGCTCCTTGCCGGCACAGAGGAGCAGAAGCGGCGCTTCCTGAAGCCCCTCACGGAAAAGCCCGCCCTGGCCGCCTTCGCCCTCTCAGAGCCCGGAAACGGCTCGGACGCGGCCGCCCTTAGGACTAGGGCCGTCCGCCAAGGGGACCGGTACATCCTGAACGGCACCAAGATGTGGATCTCCAACGGGGGCGAGGCGGAGTGGGTGGTGGTCTTCGCCACCCTGAACCCCGAGCTCCGGCACAAGGGGGTGGTGGCCCTGGTGGTGGAGCGGGGCACCCCCGGCTTCAAGGCCATCAAGATCCACGGGAAGATGGGCCAGCGGGCCTCGGGCACCTACGAGCTCGTGTTTGAGAACGTGGAGGTGCCGGTGGAAAACCGCCTGGGGGAGGAGGGCGAGGGGTTCAAGATCGCCATGCAGACCCTGAACAAGACCCGCATCCCCGTGGCCGCAGGGAGCGTGGGGGTGGCCCGGCGCGCCCTGGACGAGGCGGTGAAGTACGCCAAGGAACGGGAGGCCTTCGGGCAGAAGATCGCGAACTTCCAGGCCATCCAGTTCAAGCTGGCGGACATCCTCATCGGGATTGAAACCGCCCGCGCCTACACCTACTACGCCGCCTGGCTGGCGGACCAGGGCCTACCCCACGCCCACGCCAGCGCCATCGCCAAGGCCTACGCCTCGGAGGTGGCCTTTGAGGCCGCCAACCAGGCCATCCAGATCCACGGGGGCTACGGCTACGTGCGGGAATACCCGGTGGAAAAGCTCCTCAGGGACGTGAAGCTCAACCAGATCTACGAGGGCACCAACGAGATCCAGAGGCTCATCATCGCCAGGCACATCCTGGCGGAATAG
- a CDS encoding uracil-DNA glycosylase yields MEADLEALYQELSACRLCPRLVAHREEVARKKRAAYRDFPYWGRPVPGFGDPRARVLLFGLAPGAHGSNRTGRPFTGDASGAFLYPLLFQAGLANKPESEPGDDLKLFGVYLTAAVRCAPPGNRPSRAELRTCARWTERELALLPEVRVYLALGHIAHEALLEHFGLKKAHFPFAHGRIHPLPGGKYLLDSYHVSRQNTQTGRLTKEMFLQVLEEAKRLAGL; encoded by the coding sequence ATGGAAGCGGACCTGGAGGCCCTTTACCAAGAGCTTTCCGCCTGCCGCCTCTGCCCAAGGCTGGTCGCCCACCGGGAGGAGGTGGCCAGGAAAAAACGCGCCGCCTACCGGGACTTTCCCTACTGGGGCAGGCCGGTGCCGGGGTTTGGGGACCCTAGGGCCAGGGTCCTCCTCTTCGGCCTGGCCCCGGGGGCCCACGGCTCCAACCGCACGGGCCGCCCCTTCACCGGGGACGCCTCCGGGGCCTTCCTCTACCCCCTCCTCTTCCAGGCCGGGCTTGCCAACAAGCCGGAAAGCGAGCCCGGGGACGACCTGAAGCTCTTTGGGGTCTACCTCACCGCCGCCGTGCGCTGCGCCCCGCCGGGGAACCGCCCAAGCCGGGCGGAGCTTAGGACCTGCGCCCGCTGGACGGAGCGCGAGCTCGCCCTCCTCCCCGAGGTCAGGGTCTACCTGGCCCTGGGCCATATCGCCCACGAGGCCCTACTGGAGCACTTTGGGCTAAAAAAGGCCCATTTCCCCTTCGCCCACGGCCGGATCCACCCCCTCCCCGGGGGGAAATACCTCCTGGACAGCTACCACGTCTCCCGCCAGAACACCCAGACCGGCAGGCTCACGAAGGAGATGTTCCTCCAGGTGCTGGAGGAAGCTAAACGCCTCGCCGGGCTTTGA
- a CDS encoding acyl-CoA carboxylase subunit beta, producing MADNARLILDELLAELEERRKKILLGGGEERIKKQHQQGKLTARERIEHLLDPGSFVELMPFVEHLETGLMEGLEAPADGVVTGYGTIGGRRVFVFSQDFTVLGGSLGKMHGRKIASLMDLAAKVGAPIIGLNDSAGARIQEGVDSLSGYGEVFYRNALYSGVVPQISAILGPCAGGAVYSPAMTDFVLMSRGTSYMFITGPEVIKSVTREEVSFEELGGADVHMEKSGVAHLEGKDDLEVLELIRKLLSYLPQNSREKPPVLAPKDDPLRPTPELMDIVHPDAKRPYNMHQVIRTLLDGGEFLEIQPRFARNIIVGLGRLGGYPVGVVANNPRFMAGALDIHASDKAARFIRTMDAFNIPILTLVDVTGFLPGVAQEHGGIIRHGAKMLFAYAEATVPKITLIVRKAYGGAYLAMNSKDMGADVVLAWPTAAVAVMGAEGAANIVFRKEIQSSPNPEETRRRKIEEYRQAFDNPYVAAARGYIDDIISPEHTRAVLFRHLEMLWTKKEERPFKKHDNIPL from the coding sequence ATGGCGGACAACGCCCGGCTCATCCTGGATGAACTCCTGGCGGAACTGGAGGAAAGAAGGAAAAAAATCCTCCTGGGCGGGGGGGAAGAGCGCATAAAAAAACAGCACCAGCAGGGCAAACTCACCGCCCGGGAGCGGATAGAACACCTCCTGGACCCCGGGAGCTTCGTGGAGCTCATGCCCTTCGTGGAGCATTTGGAAACCGGGCTCATGGAGGGCCTCGAGGCCCCCGCGGACGGGGTGGTGACGGGCTACGGCACCATCGGGGGGCGGCGGGTCTTCGTCTTCAGCCAGGACTTCACCGTCCTGGGGGGGTCCTTGGGCAAGATGCACGGCCGCAAGATCGCCAGCCTCATGGACCTGGCGGCCAAGGTGGGGGCCCCCATCATCGGCCTGAACGACTCCGCGGGGGCCCGCATCCAGGAGGGGGTGGATAGCCTCTCGGGCTACGGGGAGGTCTTCTACCGCAACGCCCTCTATTCCGGGGTGGTGCCCCAGATCTCCGCCATCCTGGGCCCCTGCGCCGGGGGGGCGGTCTACAGCCCGGCCATGACGGACTTCGTCCTCATGAGCCGGGGGACGAGCTACATGTTCATCACCGGCCCCGAGGTCATCAAGAGCGTGACCCGGGAGGAGGTGAGCTTTGAGGAGCTGGGCGGGGCCGACGTGCACATGGAGAAAAGCGGGGTGGCCCACCTGGAGGGGAAGGACGACCTGGAGGTCCTGGAGCTCATCCGCAAGCTCCTCTCCTACCTGCCCCAAAACAGCCGGGAAAAGCCCCCCGTGCTGGCCCCAAAGGACGACCCCCTCCGCCCCACCCCGGAGCTTATGGACATCGTCCACCCCGACGCCAAGCGCCCCTACAACATGCACCAGGTGATCCGCACCCTTCTGGACGGCGGGGAGTTCCTGGAGATCCAACCCCGCTTCGCCCGCAACATCATCGTGGGCCTGGGGCGGCTTGGGGGCTACCCCGTGGGGGTGGTGGCCAACAACCCCCGCTTCATGGCCGGGGCCCTGGACATCCACGCCTCGGACAAGGCCGCCCGCTTCATCCGCACCATGGACGCCTTCAACATCCCCATCCTCACCCTGGTGGACGTCACGGGCTTCCTCCCCGGGGTGGCCCAGGAGCACGGGGGCATCATCCGCCACGGGGCCAAGATGCTCTTCGCCTACGCTGAGGCCACGGTGCCCAAGATCACCCTCATCGTGCGCAAGGCCTACGGGGGGGCCTACCTGGCCATGAACTCCAAGGACATGGGGGCGGACGTGGTCCTGGCCTGGCCCACCGCGGCGGTGGCGGTGATGGGGGCCGAGGGGGCGGCCAACATCGTCTTCCGCAAGGAGATCCAGTCCTCCCCCAACCCCGAGGAAACCCGCAGGCGGAAGATCGAGGAGTACCGCCAGGCCTTTGACAACCCCTACGTGGCCGCGGCCCGGGGGTACATTGACGACATCATCAGCCCCGAGCATACCCGGGCCGTCCTCTTCCGCCACCTGGAGATGCTCTGGACGAAGAAGGAGGAGCGGCCCTTCAAAAAGCACGACAACATCCCCCTCTAA